TTTGTTTATAAAGAAAAAGAGAAACCGGTTGAACCAAAGAAAACGGAAGAAAAAGCTGTTGAACCAAAGAAGGAAGAGCCTAAAAAACTTCCTAAAACTAGTGCTGTAAAGGATGTATTGAATGGGTAATAAAAAAGGAGAATGAATGAAATTTAATAATGAGACACGAGCTTTCGGTTCAATCCGAAAAACAAGACGATGGGGAACGTGTGGAGTAATTCTTGGTCTAGCTGCCTTAGGTTTGATGACTAGTCCAGTTAGAGCAGATGAACGAACTGAAAATCCAGCCACAAATGCTCCATATGCACAGACGAATCCAACGGTGGATTCTACAAACGACCAAGGTAGTGCAGAAAAATCAACAGGTTCTGTTGAAGTCACTGTTAACCGAGAAAAAGTAGAGTCAGCGGTATCTGCTGCTAAAGAAGCGGGTTTGACGGTTAAGGCAACTGAGGTTGATGGTGGTTTAGTTACTAACTCTGATGAGTTAGCTAAGAAAACTGCTGAGATTGAATCTAGTTACAACAAGCAAGCGACTACTATTGTAGAAGAGTCTAAGAAGTACAAAGAGGAAGTAGAAACTCGTACAGAAGAAATTAAAACGATTACTACTGAGAACAAGGAAAAGAAAGATTCTTATGACAAAGCTAAAGCTCAATATGATAAAGACTTGGCAGATGCTACTGCTAAAAACGCACAGATTGATAAAGACAATCAAGAAAAGAATGAGCGTTTGAAAGCGGAGAAAGATCGTGTAGCAAAAGAAAATGAGCGTATCAAACAAGAAAATGCTTTAGCTAAAACTAATTATGAGAAAGCTTTAGCAGATAAAGCTAAGCAAGATGATGATATTGATAAGGGAAATGCAGAAGCTAAGAAAGCTTACGAAGAAGCTCTAAAAACTTGGACCAATAACCAAAATCAGTCTGAGGCAGGTTTAACGAAATACAAAGAACAATTAGCTAAGTATGAAAAGGACTCAGCAGAATATAAACGAAAATTGGCAGAGTTACAAACACAACAAGTCCAAGGACGTACAAATGGGGTTACAATCTACGGTGAGTTTGACGAGTCTAAGCGTGGTTCATTAGATTACTATTCTAAGCTCACTGCAGTATTTGATGAAGACCCTACTCTTGAGGTAGTTGATGGTGCGCTTGGAGCTAACAAAAACACTACTATTACCTTAGATAAGAACCTTAGACTAGACCCAAATAGTTCAACCCCTCTCCATAATTGGATAAATGACTCAAGATATGGAGGTGCGCTTATTACAGGTATCGAACAGGGATCTGAGTTTACGCTACATAATGTTGGTCGTACTAAGTCAGGAAAAACGATTTCTGCTAAATTGACTTCTCGCTCTACCCCAGTCCCTGAACATAGGATAGAAGGTAGTGCAGAGACTTATACACGATTGGCTGTATGGTGGTACAAAGATGGTTCTACTGGACCTGTATCTCCAGTGGGTTTCAATCCATTTAATTACTTAAACGTTGAGTGGGATATCGCTTATTTCGATGAAGCCACTAATGAACCAATTAACTTGGGTACAATTGCTATTTATTCTGATCTTGATTATGGTCAAGCGGTTAGACATACTTATGGGGACAACAATGTTGGTATTGTAGTAAATCCTTGGGGATCTAAGGTAGAGGCTAATGTAGTCAGAGGAGAGACATACTGGCAAGGTGTCAAAACAGATGGTATTCATGATAGTGATGATCCTAGCGGTCTTAACCAGTGGAGAGCAGGTGAACCTTGGCTTGTTGGTGTAGACGATTTCCGAGGTACTCCTGAAGGAACTATCCTAAGTGTAGGTAAAGGTACTACTCACCACTTAACTTACTTAGCAAATGGTAAACGGTCTTTAGCTCCTTACACGGAGGCACAGTCACGTGCATATAGAGCTTATGTTCAAGATAATGACAGAACAGCGGGTAGAAAAATCTCCTCTGATTTGGAGATTTATGCAGCAGAATACGCCTTTCAACTTTGGGGTGGTCGCTCTGTCATTAATCAACTAGAGGAGCCGAAACCGCCGCTTAAACCAAGTGAATCTACAAAACCAAGACCTTTAGAACCTGAATATAAGGAGAAGAATAAGACTCCATTGACACCTCCTACGGAGAAACCTTTATTAGCCTCACCAAAAGATGAACCAGATACACCTCACGTTCCTACTCCGAGTGAACCTCCTAAACCAGATTTGAAACCTGTGCCAAATGAGGTCGCACCAAGAGAAGTTGAAGTTACTTACACTCGCTTGAGAACTACGCCTACTGTAGAAAAATTAGTTAAGAACTCTGCAGGTACAAATGTAAATAATTCATCAGTACCTAAGCTATCCGAAGTTGTTTGGGAACTGGAAACTAAGCCTCTTGCAGCAGACAGAAAAGAAACCACAATCTATGAGTTAACGGACAACTTACCTCAAGGCTATCTACTTGATTTAGCAAAAACTGTAGATCAAAACCAAGACTTTACTGTAACCTACGATAAAGATAAGCATCAGTTGAAAGGTTTACTTAAAGCTGAAGGTTTAGCGAAAGTAAATACTGATTTAAGTAAAGCCTATAAAGCCCCAGTTCTTAAGGTTTATGGTACAGTAACAAATGATGGTGCAACCTATAAGAATAATTTCCATTTGAACTTAAACAATGAGTTTGAGTCTTATTCAAATATTGTTAAGGTAACAACCCCAGGTAAACCGAACGATCCAGACAATCCGAATAACAATTTGATCAAACCTCTCAAACACAATCATAACAAGGATGGTGTTATTATTGATGGTAAAACAGTTCTAGCTGGTTCAACGAATTACTATCATATAACCTTGGATTATGATCAGTATAAAGGGATAAAGGCAGATCCATCTGCTATTCTAAAAGGCTTTGGTGCGATTGATGATTATCCAGAAGAGGCAGTGACTATTAATCAATCAGATATTCGTTATATTGATAGCGAAGGAAAAGAAGTTTCTGGTATTTCAGTGTATCAGTACAATTCTATTGAATCTGTTGATAATGATAAGGTTAAAGCCTTTCTAGATAGTTCTGAAATTAAGCCTAAGGGAGCTTTCCAAGTATTTTTAGTGGATGATCCAGAAGCTTATTTTAACCAATATATCAAAGCAGGCAAATCTGTTACAATTATTGATCCAATGGTAACTAAGGAAGAATTGCGAAATACAGGAAAATCATTTGAGAATACGGCTTACCAAGTTGATTTCGGTAACGGATATCAAACTGATACAGTTGTAAATAATGTTCCTACTGTTAAACCAAGCAAAAAGAATCTGAACAAGGCAGGTGTAGACATCGATGGGAAACAAGTCTTGGCAGGTTCTGTCAACTACTACAAGGTAACGGCAGATTATAGCCAATACAAGGGCATTGAAGTAGATAAAGACCGTATTGCCAAAGGGTTCTATATCGTTGATGATTACCCAGAAGAAGCTGTTACGATCAATCAAGACGGTGTTCAAGTAACCGATTCTAAGGGTCAAGTAGTTAAAGGTTTGAAAAAGGCTCTTTATGAGAGTCTAGATAAGGCACCATCAGGCGTACAAGAAGCTCTGAAGTCTAGCAATTTCACTCCGAAAGGAGCGATTCAAGTATTCGAGGCGGAGAATCCAGAGGAGTTCTACAAGACCTACGTTCAAACTGGAGAAGTTCTGACGATTACTAATCCAATGACTGTTAAGAAGGAATTGGGTCAAACAGGTGGTAAGTATGAGAATACAGCCTATCAGCTTGATTTTGGTTCAGCTTATATCACGGAAACAGTTGTAAATAATGTTCCTACTGTTAAACCAACTAAGAAGAATCTGAACAAAGCAGGCGTGAACATCGATGGGAAACAGGTCTTAGCAGGATCTGTAAACTACTACAAGGTGACGGCAGATTATAGCCAATACAAGGGCATCGAAGCAGATAAAGACCGTATTGGTAAAGGGTTCTATATCGTTGATGATTACCCAGAAGAAGCTGTTACTATCAATCAAGATGGTGTTCAAGTGACGGATTCTAAAGGTCAAGTTGTGAAAGGTTTGAAAAAGGCTCTTTATGAGAGTCTAGATAAGGCACCATCAGGTGTCCAAGAAGCCTTGAAGTCTAGCAATTTCACTCCAAAAGGGGCTATTCAAGTATTTGAGGCTGAGAATCCAGAGGAGTTCTACAAGACCTACGTGCAAGCTGGAGAAGTTCTGACGATTACCAACCCAATGACTGTTAAGAAGGAATTGGGTCAAACAGGTGGTAAGTATGAGAATACGGCTTATCAGCTTGATTTTGGTTCAGTTTATATCACGGAAACAGTTGTAAATAATGTTCCTACTGTTAAACCAACTAAGAAGAATCTGAACAAAGCAGGCGTGAACATCGATGGGAAACAGGTCTTAGCAGGATCTGTAAACTACTACAAGGTGACGGCAGATTATAGCCAATACAAGGGCATCGAAGCAGATAAAGACCGTATTGGTAAAGGGTTCTATATCGTTGATGATTACCCAGAAGAAGCTGTTACTATCAATCAAGATGGTGTTCAAGTGACGGATTCTAAAGGTCAAGTTGTGAAAGGCTTGAAGATGAGTCTTTATGATAGCCTGGATAAGGCACCATCAGGTGTCCAAGAAGCCTTGAAGTCTAGCAATTTCACTCCAAAAGGGGCTATTCAAGTATTTGAGGCTGAGAATCCAGAGGAGTTCTACAAGACCTACGTGCAAGCTGGAGAAGTTCTGACGATTACCAACCCAATGACTGTTAAGAAGGAATTGGGTCAAACAGGTGGTAAGTATGAGAATACGGCTTATCAGCTTGATTTTGGTTCAGCTTATATCACGGAAACAGTTGTAAATAATGTTCCAAAGATTGAACCGAAGAAAGATGTAGTGATCGACCATCTAAGCAAAGAAAGTTTGGATGGAAAAGAGGTCAAACTGAATCAAACATTTAATTACAAATTAGTTGGTTCCCTAGTGCCAAAAGATCGCTCAGAACAGTTATTTGAGTATAAATTTAGCGACGACTATGATGAAACACATGATGATTATCAGAGTGTCTATCAAGTGTTTACTGCTGTAGATTTTGAAACAAGTGACGGCCAAAAATTCAAAGTTGGTGATGAATTAACTAAGTTCACAAGTCAGGTAGTAGACAAGGCTAAAGGTAAAGTAGATATTAGCTTTGATGAAACTTTCTTGAAGTCAATTTTAGAGACATCAGAATTTCAAGCAGAAGTATATCTACAAATGACACGCATTCAGTCAGGAACAGTAGAAAATACTTACTATCATACTGTTAACGGTGTGGAGGTTGTTTCTAATACGGTTGTGACTCATACTCCAGAAGAACCAAAACCAGAAGAACCTAAAAAGGAAGAACCAAAACCAGAGCCAAAGCCGGAACCAAAACCAGAGCCAAAAACTCCTGAAGAAAATCCGCAGAAACCAGTAACTCAACCAGAACGAAGCTTGCCTTCGACAGGGGAGAAGGATTCTGCAGATTTACTTTTAGCTGCTCTAGCAATGGGAAGTGTTGCTACAGGCTTGCTCTACAGCAAGCGTAAGAAAAAAGAGGCTTAGAATACTCTAGGAACCTTTAAAATAAGCTATTTTTATGGTATAATAACGGTAAATCGTGGAGGAGTAGAGTTATGAAATTTGGGAGTGATTTTTCCTGGTTATGGGTAGCAATTATTAGGATTTTTACAGCTCCCTTTTATATCATTCTTTGGTGTATTAATGTTGTGAAGTCTGCTGTAGGTATGTTTTTATTCTGGATTATAGGAAAGATATGCCTGACACTTGTGTTACTTGCATTGTTAGCTGGTATACACTATCTTTTTAAAGAATCCAGTGAAAAATTTTTATCAGCTATTCTTGGATGGTACTATCCTAATATTATGGGGTGGTCCACTGAACCATGGATGACTTCTGGTCAAGTGTTTGAAGCTCCCAAAGGGGCAGTTAGTTTTTTCCCATATCCACATATTGAAGCTACCATTATGATAGTACTTACTCTTCTAGTAGCTACTGTTCGGACGATTTATCGTGAAGAATTTGATGAATTGTAAAAATAGTATTGTGTTTGGCACTGTAGAAATTTCTACAGTGCCTTTTGTTATAAAAAAAGAAATTAAAAGAGGTAAAACAAAATGGAAATTATTACAAAAATTATTACGGGTCTTGGTGTAGTTGGAACAATCACAGGTCTTATCTGGATCTGGAATGGTGCGGTCGATTATATTCAAGGAAGAAAGAACAAAGATAAGCAAAGGCAAGATGATGGGTCTGATTCTATGATTAATGGTGCATTTTTAGCTGTTGCTTCTGCTGGGATTGCGGCTGCAGTTGTTGCATCACTGTCTCAACTAAAATTTTAGGAGTAGCCTATGAATTTAGATATTAGAGAGCTGACAAGCTCTCTTTCTAGTTACAGCTCTGCGACAAACCAAGCTGTAAATATAATGGCTGATGCAGTCAGACCTATTGGGTATATCCTTTTAGGTCTTTTTTTCTGGTTTGAAATGGCATCGTGGTCACAAATGGTCAAGTCGAGGGGAGGTTCGCTAACCCAAAAGATCTGGTTAGAGGCTTTAATGAAATATTTATTTGCCTTAATCATGATCTCTGCCTCATCTCAAATTTGTGATGCCATTCTGGAATTACTTAATATTATTGTAAAGGTAATTGCGCATGTAACACCAACAGTCACAACGACAATTGATTCAAACATTTCTGGCGGAAAAGGTTGGTTTGAAAAACAAATTATTGGATTTGTTGGTTTTATTGTCGGTAAAGTTTCTAACATTATTCTAGGGATTATTGTTTTCCTACGTTACTTGGATTTGTATATGCTTAAAGCCATAGCTCCATTGTTAGTAGCGTTCTTTATGATGGATTCGTTGCGATCTGTTACGATTAACTTCCTGAAATACTTTGCAGCATCTGCCCTTATTGGTGTCATCCTAATTATTGTTTCTGTTGTATATGATTCGATTGTGGCAACAGATCTTCTCAAGGTTACGACTGCAGACAATGGTACTTGGGGAACGGCCTTTGCTTCAATTGCCAAGGGGGTTATCTATATCTTTGTAATGGTTGGCTCTAGTCGAAAAGCCAAGCAACTTTTAGGAGTATAATCCATGTTTAGAGAAATTAGAATTGATAAATGTTATGTTTTATGAAAGGAAACTAATTGAAAAAAATTGGATCAGAATTTTTAAGAGAATTTGAAAATGAGGACAAGCCAATTCTATTTGGCCTAACTATTAGAATGTTTGTTTTATACCTGTGTTTAATAATAGCTGTCTCAGGGACAATTGCTATTTACTTCTTTGGTTTACCTGATTGGTACATCTATCTTTGGGATGCTCTATTTGTCGTTCCTGGAGGAATGTACGGTACGGGAATGACTAAGCGAATGCGGATTAAAGAAAAAATCAATTTCTTTTTCCGAATCCAACAACGAACCTATGAGACAGAATTTGGAAAGGTAGGAATGTATACGAAAGATGAGTTTATTCAAAAGCAAAAGAGAAAAACTAGAAAACGCAGAAAAGAAAAGAATTGAGCGCTTGCGTCGTCAGATGAAACCTACGACACAAAATACCATCAATTATACGCTGCTCCATGAAGATGGATTAATGCACATTGCACGTGAGAAGTATTCTCGTAGCTTTATGCTGGGGGATGCTTCTTACTCTACAGCTCAACAAGATGAAAAAGAGAGCATCATTGATACAACGATGGATGCTCTTAATTCACTGGATGAGGGCAGTAACTATCAACTCTTAGTCATTAACCGTAGAGTATCGGATAATTCCTTGCAGAATATCTTGTTTGAGGAAACAAACGATGGCTACGATGACTATCGTGAAGAGCTAAATGAGATGATCAAGGAGCGATTTACGACACACGCTAACAACTTTGAGGTACATAAGTATGTGACCATTTCAACGAACGCTGATGATCGAAAACAAGCTCAGTTGTTACTACAAGATATTGGAGTTTCCCTGGGAACGCAATTTCAGGAATCCGATATTACATTTAAGGAAATGAATGGTTTGGATCGTCTAAAGGTCTTTTCTGAACTATTACGAGGAAACCCGTATGTCAATTTTGATTACAGAGAAATTGCCCTATCTGGGTTATCAACGAAATCATTTATTGCTCCAAACCGAATTGAGTTTCAAGAAAAACGGATGATTATTGATGATAGTTGGGCTAAGGTACTCTATGCTCACCGATATCCTAACTGGATGTCTGATCGTCTCATTCGTGATTTAACGACACTTGGATTTGAATTGGCTATTATTATTCATGCAGAACCCTATGAGAATGTTGAAATCTTAGAGAAGATTGACGATGCAGAAACAGATGCTGAAATTGGGAAGCTACGTTCTAAACGTAAGGCTGCTCAATCTGGTATCTTTGATGATGCAGTGGTTGCTGGTCGTGACCAAGAAATCTCAGAAGCTACCAAGAAGTGGCGAGATGAGATTACTGAGTATGATCAGAAAATCTTTTCTGGTTTGATTGCAGTGTATTTTAAGGCAGATAGCCAGGAGGAACTACAACGTAATGAGCAGAAGATTAAGCGTGCTGGACGGAAGCTAGGGGTAGAATTTGAAGATCTTTATTATTACCAGGAAGAGGCTCTAAATACGATTCTACCTATTGGAGAATGCTTCGTAAATGTGAAGAAGAATTTCATGAGAAAGATGACAACAGCTAATATTGCTACGCAAGTTCCTTTTACCAACGTGGACTTGAAGTCTGAAAGCTCACTCGCTCGCTACTATGGTCAAAATCAGTTATCAAACAATATCATTACACTAGATCGAAAACGTGATTTGAACACGGGTTCAGGAGTTGTGTTAGGTTCTTCAGGATCTGGTAAATCTACAACAATAAAGGGTGGAGAAGTTATTCCAACTTTACTGAAATATCCAGAAGACCGAGTTATCATCGTGGATCCCGAAGATGAATATTCTGATATTGGCCGTGCTTTCGGTGCTCAGATGGTGGATATTTCGATTGGTTCTAAAACACATATCAATCTTTTAGATTTACCAGACTTGGATCGTTTGGACGATGAGGATGACGATCCGATTGGAGATAAAGCAAACTTGTTGATGGGATTATTTGAATCGATTCTATCTGAGGTAACAGATGCACAGATTGGGATTATCGACCGGGTAACAGGTGTGACTTATGAGCGCTATTTGACAGATTATTTTACTCCAACGCTAAAAGAGTGGCATCAGGTATTGAAGGAACAACCAGAGCCAGAAGCTCAAGATTTAGCTTTGGCGGTAGAAACCTATACAACTGGTTCTCAGGATATTTTTGCTCACAATACAAACGTGGATCTTAATCATCGCTTTGTTATCTTTAATCTGAAGAAGTTGTCGCATAAATTGAAGCCGTTTGCTTTAATGGTTATTCAGGATTATATCTGGAATCAAATTGTAGAGAATCAAGGGAAATGTACTACATGGGTTTACTTTGATGAGATGCAGATTCTATTTAAAAATAAGGCTCAAGCAGACTTCTTTACTACGTTGTATTCACGGATTCGGAAATATGGTGCGATTCCAACAGGAATCACCCAGAACGTAGAAACGCTAGCTGCTGTTGAAGAAGGTCGGAAATTGCTCTCAAATAGTGAGTTTATGATTTTACTCAAACAAAAACCCCAAGATTTGGCTATCCTAAAAGAGATTGTCAATCTGACTGATAAACAGATTCGCTACTTATCGCGGCCAAAGGCTAAAGGTACTGGCTTAATCGTAGCTGGGCCAGTTGTAGTGCCATTTGAAAATCCAATACCAAAGAATACTAAGTTATATAACTTAGTCGCAACAGACGCTTAGGAGTCTCACTATGGATCAGGAGAAAGGCAGACCAAAAACAATCGGTCATAGGTTAGATCGAAAGCTAGAAAAAGTTCGTAAGAATTACCGAACGGTTCAACAAGATAGCGCAAAACAACTTACGAAGTTACAATCTCAGACTTACTCTAAACGTCAGTTGGTAAAGAAGAGTCGAAGCCAATTTCGAGCTTCTAAGAACAAGGTCAAGAAAATACAAAAAGAGTATAAGAGAATCCAAAAAGAGTACAAGAATATCCAGAAACAAGGAAGAAATCTTGGAAAAGAAGGAAAGGTACTTCGTCCAGAGGAAATTAAAAAGCAGGTTTTCCTTAAGCAGGAATTAGATAGAAACAATAAAAAACAGACATTCCTTAAGCAGGAATTGGATAAGGCGAAACTGGAGAAAAAAACTTCTAAAAGGACTTTTAAAGTCGCTCAAGAGGCTACTGGTGGTTCACGCAAGAAGAAGTTGCTCCGTGCTACTAAACAGGCTCTAGAACGATCAACCAGTCAACAGGCTAGCTCTGTTGCGCATCAGGATGATACACTATCAGATATAGCACGAGCTAAATATCGGTATCAGGATATTCAGATTCAAGGGAAACGAATCAAAACGATTGGGAAATATAGTGGTACACTTGGCCAAGGAATGGTTAAATCGAGCTATAGCTTTGGAAATAGAGCTTACAATAAGGCTAAAGGAAGAGGCTTCACTCGAACTCCAAGAGAATTTTCTTGGGAAGGAAAACTCTCTCGTCGTATTAAGGCCTATAAGCAACGCTTAGCTACTTCTAAAACAGGGAAAGTTGCTAAGAAAGCGAGGAAGTTCTACCGTGTAGGTTCTAAACCGCTTCAAGCTATTATCAAAAATCCATTTAGCTTAAAGGCTTATCTGATTGCTTTTGGTCTGCTTTTGTTTCTGGCTATACTTGGTATCGGTAGTTCAGGAATTACTCGTCAAGATGAATTTGATATGAATAATACCTGGTTGTATCTTTCAAAATTAGATCGTGAAAAATCGAATGACAAGGTAGATTATTGGACAAAAATTGACGATCCGCTTTTGTACTTGAATTATAAGTATGATGATATTTCAGATAAGCTTCGTATAGACGGGAATAAATATTTTTCACAACAGAATCGTGGAAAACTTTACTTAGATACCTTATGGAAGAATTTGAATGGGGATAAAGACAATCTTAAAACGATGGAAGAGCTTTATACCAAAAATAACCTCTATAAGCTTGATAAGGACGAGTTAGAGGAGTATAAAGAGCTCTTAGAAATTGCTAGAGAT
Above is a genomic segment from Streptococcus mitis containing:
- a CDS encoding conjugal transfer protein TrbL codes for the protein MNLDIRELTSSLSSYSSATNQAVNIMADAVRPIGYILLGLFFWFEMASWSQMVKSRGGSLTQKIWLEALMKYLFALIMISASSQICDAILELLNIIVKVIAHVTPTVTTTIDSNISGGKGWFEKQIIGFVGFIVGKVSNIILGIIVFLRYLDLYMLKAIAPLLVAFFMMDSLRSVTINFLKYFAASALIGVILIIVSVVYDSIVATDLLKVTTADNGTWGTAFASIAKGVIYIFVMVGSSRKAKQLLGV
- a CDS encoding AAA family ATPase; amino-acid sequence: MSLFKSKREKLENAEKKRIERLRRQMKPTTQNTINYTLLHEDGLMHIAREKYSRSFMLGDASYSTAQQDEKESIIDTTMDALNSLDEGSNYQLLVINRRVSDNSLQNILFEETNDGYDDYREELNEMIKERFTTHANNFEVHKYVTISTNADDRKQAQLLLQDIGVSLGTQFQESDITFKEMNGLDRLKVFSELLRGNPYVNFDYREIALSGLSTKSFIAPNRIEFQEKRMIIDDSWAKVLYAHRYPNWMSDRLIRDLTTLGFELAIIIHAEPYENVEILEKIDDAETDAEIGKLRSKRKAAQSGIFDDAVVAGRDQEISEATKKWRDEITEYDQKIFSGLIAVYFKADSQEELQRNEQKIKRAGRKLGVEFEDLYYYQEEALNTILPIGECFVNVKKNFMRKMTTANIATQVPFTNVDLKSESSLARYYGQNQLSNNIITLDRKRDLNTGSGVVLGSSGSGKSTTIKGGEVIPTLLKYPEDRVIIVDPEDEYSDIGRAFGAQMVDISIGSKTHINLLDLPDLDRLDDEDDDPIGDKANLLMGLFESILSEVTDAQIGIIDRVTGVTYERYLTDYFTPTLKEWHQVLKEQPEPEAQDLALAVETYTTGSQDIFAHNTNVDLNHRFVIFNLKKLSHKLKPFALMVIQDYIWNQIVENQGKCTTWVYFDEMQILFKNKAQADFFTTLYSRIRKYGAIPTGITQNVETLAAVEEGRKLLSNSEFMILLKQKPQDLAILKEIVNLTDKQIRYLSRPKAKGTGLIVAGPVVVPFENPIPKNTKLYNLVATDA
- a CDS encoding adhesin, yielding MKFNNETRAFGSIRKTRRWGTCGVILGLAALGLMTSPVRADERTENPATNAPYAQTNPTVDSTNDQGSAEKSTGSVEVTVNREKVESAVSAAKEAGLTVKATEVDGGLVTNSDELAKKTAEIESSYNKQATTIVEESKKYKEEVETRTEEIKTITTENKEKKDSYDKAKAQYDKDLADATAKNAQIDKDNQEKNERLKAEKDRVAKENERIKQENALAKTNYEKALADKAKQDDDIDKGNAEAKKAYEEALKTWTNNQNQSEAGLTKYKEQLAKYEKDSAEYKRKLAELQTQQVQGRTNGVTIYGEFDESKRGSLDYYSKLTAVFDEDPTLEVVDGALGANKNTTITLDKNLRLDPNSSTPLHNWINDSRYGGALITGIEQGSEFTLHNVGRTKSGKTISAKLTSRSTPVPEHRIEGSAETYTRLAVWWYKDGSTGPVSPVGFNPFNYLNVEWDIAYFDEATNEPINLGTIAIYSDLDYGQAVRHTYGDNNVGIVVNPWGSKVEANVVRGETYWQGVKTDGIHDSDDPSGLNQWRAGEPWLVGVDDFRGTPEGTILSVGKGTTHHLTYLANGKRSLAPYTEAQSRAYRAYVQDNDRTAGRKISSDLEIYAAEYAFQLWGGRSVINQLEEPKPPLKPSESTKPRPLEPEYKEKNKTPLTPPTEKPLLASPKDEPDTPHVPTPSEPPKPDLKPVPNEVAPREVEVTYTRLRTTPTVEKLVKNSAGTNVNNSSVPKLSEVVWELETKPLAADRKETTIYELTDNLPQGYLLDLAKTVDQNQDFTVTYDKDKHQLKGLLKAEGLAKVNTDLSKAYKAPVLKVYGTVTNDGATYKNNFHLNLNNEFESYSNIVKVTTPGKPNDPDNPNNNLIKPLKHNHNKDGVIIDGKTVLAGSTNYYHITLDYDQYKGIKADPSAILKGFGAIDDYPEEAVTINQSDIRYIDSEGKEVSGISVYQYNSIESVDNDKVKAFLDSSEIKPKGAFQVFLVDDPEAYFNQYIKAGKSVTIIDPMVTKEELRNTGKSFENTAYQVDFGNGYQTDTVVNNVPTVKPSKKNLNKAGVDIDGKQVLAGSVNYYKVTADYSQYKGIEVDKDRIAKGFYIVDDYPEEAVTINQDGVQVTDSKGQVVKGLKKALYESLDKAPSGVQEALKSSNFTPKGAIQVFEAENPEEFYKTYVQTGEVLTITNPMTVKKELGQTGGKYENTAYQLDFGSAYITETVVNNVPTVKPTKKNLNKAGVNIDGKQVLAGSVNYYKVTADYSQYKGIEADKDRIGKGFYIVDDYPEEAVTINQDGVQVTDSKGQVVKGLKKALYESLDKAPSGVQEALKSSNFTPKGAIQVFEAENPEEFYKTYVQAGEVLTITNPMTVKKELGQTGGKYENTAYQLDFGSVYITETVVNNVPTVKPTKKNLNKAGVNIDGKQVLAGSVNYYKVTADYSQYKGIEADKDRIGKGFYIVDDYPEEAVTINQDGVQVTDSKGQVVKGLKMSLYDSLDKAPSGVQEALKSSNFTPKGAIQVFEAENPEEFYKTYVQAGEVLTITNPMTVKKELGQTGGKYENTAYQLDFGSAYITETVVNNVPKIEPKKDVVIDHLSKESLDGKEVKLNQTFNYKLVGSLVPKDRSEQLFEYKFSDDYDETHDDYQSVYQVFTAVDFETSDGQKFKVGDELTKFTSQVVDKAKGKVDISFDETFLKSILETSEFQAEVYLQMTRIQSGTVENTYYHTVNGVEVVSNTVVTHTPEEPKPEEPKKEEPKPEPKPEPKPEPKTPEENPQKPVTQPERSLPSTGEKDSADLLLAALAMGSVATGLLYSKRKKKEA